Sequence from the Janthinobacterium lividum genome:
CGCCTGCATCTGCGCGGCCAGCAGGCGCGACTTCATCGACAGGGGCGACGAGCGAAATCCATGCAGGTACAGAATCATCGGCCCAGCGCCTCCAGCAACTTCTGGTGCACGCCGCCAAAGCCGCCGTTGCTCATGACCACGATCTGGTCGCCGGGACGGGCGCTGGCTGCCACGGCGGTCACCAAGGTATCGATGTCTTCGTAGGCGCTGGCAAGCTTGCCCAGCGGCGCCAACGCGTCGCCCAGGCTCCAGCCCAGCGCGGCATGGCTGCCGAAACCGAAGACCAGGTCGGCATCCTTGAGGCTGCCCGGCAGCGCATCTTTCATGGCGCCCAGCTTCATGGTGTTCGAACGCGGTTCCAGCACGGCCAGGATGCGGCCGCTGCTGCCTATCTTCTGGCGCAGCCCGCCCACGGTGGTGGCAATGGCCGTCGGGTGGTGCGCGAAATCGTCGTACACGGTAATGCCGTTGACCACGCCGCGCACTTCCATGCGGCGCTTGACGCTCTCGAAGCTGGCCAGCGAAGCGCAGGCCTGGGCAATCGGCACGCCCACGTGGCGCGCGGCGGCGATGGCCGCCAGCGCATTGCTGCGGTTGTGCTTGCCCGTGAGCGCCCACGCCACATGGCCTTCCTGCCGGCCATTGAAATACACGTCAAAGCTGCCATCGGCCTGCTCTTGCAGTTGCCAGTTGGCATCTTGACCAAAACTTTCCTTTTCACTCCAGCAACCGCGCGCCAGCACCCGCTGCAGCGACGCTTCGTCGCCGTTGAACACGAGGCGGCCAATGCCGGGCACGGTGCGCACCAGGTGATGGAATTGCGTCTCGATCGCGTGCAGATCGGGGAAGATGTCGGCGTGATCATATTCCAGGTTATTCATGACGGCCGTCTTCGCGTGGTAATGCACGAACTTGCTGCGCTTGTCGAAGAAGGCCGTGTCGTATTCATCGGCTTCGATGACGAAGAAGTCCGAGTCGGCGCTCTTGCCGTCGATTTTGCCGCTGAGGCGGGCGGAAATGCCAAAGTTCATCGGCACCCCGCCGATCAAAAAGCCCGGCGCGTAGCCCGCGTCTTCGAGTATCCAGGCCAGCATGGCCGAGGTTGTCGTCTTGCCATGCGTGCCCGCCACGGCCAGCACCCACTTGTTGCGCAAGATGTGTTCACCGATCCATTGCGGGCCGGACACATACGGCAGGCTGCGGTTGAGGATTTCTTCCACCAGCGGGTTGCCGCGCGAAACCACATTGCCAATCACATACAAATCCGGGTTCAGCTTGGTTTGTTCCGGATCAAAGCCCTGGATCAGTTCGATTCCCTGCGATTCCAGCTGGGTGCTCATCGGCGGATACACGTTGGCATCGCAACCAGTGACTTTATGGCCGGCTTCCTTGGCCAGGACAGCCAGGCCGCCCATGAAGGTACCGCAAATGCCGAGAATATGAATATGCATGTGATCAGTGCGAAAGGTGCACGCTTAAGTAAGTAAGACGGTGAGATAAAAAACAGCAAGTGCAGGATTTTACCTGACGCCATGACTTTTTCCGCTTCGGAGTATCATCTCGCTCATGACAAACGATGCATTTGACGATAGCGCGCAGTTGCGCCTGGAAATCGCTGCCGCTGCCGCGCGCCTCGTGGCGCAGGATGGCGCCGACTATGGCAGCGCCAAGCGCAAGGCGGCGCGGCAAGTCCTCGGTGACGCGCCGAACCTGCCCAATATACTGCCTGACAACGACATGATCGAAGAACAGGTGCGGCAATACAATGCCCTGTTCCTGGCCGACAGCCAGCCGGCGCGATTGTTCCAGCTGCGCACGATCGCGCTGCAGGTGATGGAGGCGTTGCAACAATTTCATCCCCTACTCAGTGGCCCCGTGCTCAATGGCACGGCCGGCCCCCACGACGAGATCTATTTGCAGCTGTTTGCCGAGAGCGCCAAGGAAATCCACATCTTCCTGCTCAATAAAAATGTCGTGCTCGACATGTCCGAAAGCCCGCATTTCAAGGGAGCGCGTTATGATGCGGTCGAGACAGCCAGTTTCTTGTGGAAAAACGAAGGCGTGCACGCGGCCCTGTATGAGCTCGACGATATGCGCGGCGCGCTGAAAGCCAAGGCGGACGGCAAGGTGCTGCGCACCGATATCGCCGGGCTGCGCAGCCTGCTGGCCGCCAGCCTCGCCGATGGCGTGCCGGCTGCCCACTAACATTGATATAGATAAAGTTATGACAAAAAAGAATTGGATCGCCTGTGCCATCGTGGCGTTGATGTTTGGCGGCATGGGCGCTTACGTCGGTTTGAGCAAGGAAAAAGCGAAAAAAGCGGAGAAAGAAGCGGGACCGCTGACGACCGCCATCGCGCCAGGCGCGACGGGTCCCGTCAACGAGCTGTATGCGCTGTCCCTGCCGGACGCGGCAGGCGCCACGCAAGCGTTGTCGCAGTGGAAAGGCAAGAATTTGCTGGTCAATTTCTGGGCACCGTGGTGCCCGCCGTGCGTGGAAGAAATGCCGGAGTTATCCGAAGTGCAAGGCCACTACGGGGCGAAAAACCTGCAGGTGATCGGTATCGGCATCGATTCGGCCAGCAATATTGCCACTTTTGCCAGCAAGGTCAAGATCGCCTATCCCGTGTATGTGTCCGGCATGAGCGGCACCGACCTGTCGCGTCATTTTGGCAATGCCACGGGCGGTTTGCCCTTTACGGTGCTGATCGGCGCCGATGGCGAAGTCAAAAAGACCTATCTGGGCCGCTTGAAATTTGATCAGTTGCGCGCCGATCTGGATAAATTGTAAATTCGGAGCGTGCTTTTTTCTCTTGCCAATGCGTATCTTTGGCGGCAAAATGCGGAACTTTCGCTAAAACGGTCTTCCATACATGGCAAAAAACCTCCTTCTGCTCAACGGTCCCAACCTGAATTTGCTGGGAACGCGCGAGCCTGAGGTCTACGGCGCCAGCACCTTGGCCGATATCGAGCAGGCAGCAATGGCGCAAGCCATGGCGGCCGGTGCCGACCTGGTTTGCTTTCAAAGCAACCATGAAGGCGCGCTGATCGACCGCATCCATGCCGCGCGAGCGGAAGGGATCGATGCCATCGTCATCAATCCGGGCGGCCTGACCCATACCAGCGTTGCTTTGCGCGATGCGCTGGCCGGGGTCGCCATCCCGTTCGTGGAAGTCCATATCTCGAATATTTATCAACGCGAAACGTTTCGACATCACTCATTTCTCAGCGCGATCGCGCAGGGGACGATCTGCGGCCTGGGTATCGATGGATATCGGTTTGCCATCGACTTTGCGCTTAAAAAACGTTAATCTACGCGATCTGCACGCATTTAGCGCGGCGATAGGTTCTTGGACATCACCGCATCACTCATAAAACAAACTACATTCCTAGGGGTTTTACATGGATCTACGAAAACTCAAGACCTTGATCGACCTGGTCGCCGAATCGGATATCGCAGAGCTGGAAGTTACCGAAGGCGAAAGCAAGGTTCGCATCGTCAAATCGTCGGCCATGCCGCAAAACCAGATGGTCATGATGCAGCCGCAAGGCATGCAAGCCCAATACCAGCCAGCCGCGCCAGCCGCAGCACCAGCGGCTGCTGCCGTCGTGGTCGCCGCCGAGCCAACGGGCTATGTGGTCAAGTCGCCGATGGTCGGTACCTTCTACCGTTCCTCCGCTCCTGGCAGCGCCGCCTATGTTGAAGTGGGCTCGACCGTCAAGGAAGGTGATACCCTGTGCATCATCGAAGCGATGAAGCTCCTGAATGAAATCGACTCCGATAAAGCCGGTGTCGTGACCCAGATCCTGGTCGAAAACGGCCAACCGGTCGAATTCGGTCAACCCTTGTTTGTGATCGGCTAAAACCCAGTCCACACGGCCGGCAACGGCCGTTTGCAGTTTTAGCCCCTCACACTTGTTGTTTCGCCGGCTCGCCGGCTCTCACAGACATACGCGAACCTACCATGTTTGAAAAAATCCTGATTGCCAACCGTGGTGAAATTGCCCTCCGTATTCAGCGCGCCTGCCGCGAAATGGGCATTAAAACGGTTGTAGTCCACTCCGAAGCCGACAAGGACGCGAAATACGTCAAGCTGGCCGACGAATCCGTTTGTATCGGCCCGGCACAGTCGTCCCTGAGCTACCTGAACATGCCCGCCATCATCAGCGCTGCTGAAGTGACGGATGCGCAAGCGATTCACCCAGGCTATGGCTTCCTGTCGGAAAATGCCGACTTTGCCGAACGCGTCGAGAAATCGGGCTTCGTCTTCATCGGCCCCCGCTCCGAATCGATCCGTTTGATGGGCGACAAAGTGTCGGCCAAGCAAACCATGATCAAGGCAGGCGTACCGTGCGTCCCCGGCTCGGAAGGCGCGTTGCCGGACGATCCGAAAGCGATCGTGCAAATTGCCCGCAAGATCGGCTACCCGGTCATCATCAAGGCCGCCGGTGGCGGTGGCGGACGCGGCATGCGCGTGGTGCACACGGAAGCGGCCCTGATCAACGCCGTGGCGATGACCAAGACGGAAGCCGGCACGGCCTTCGGCAACCCTGAAGTGTATATGGAGAAGTACCTGGAAAATCCGCGCCACGTGGAAATCCAGATCCTCGCCGACGAACACAAGAACGCCGTCTGGCTGGGCGAGCGCGACTGCTCCATGCAGCGCCGCCACCAGAAAGTGATCGAAGAAGCACCAGCGCCGGGCATCCCGCGCAAACTGATCGAGAAAATCGGCGACCGTTGCGCCGAAGCTTGCCGCAAGATCGGCTACCGCGGCGCCGGCACGTTTGAATTCCTGTACGAAAACGGCGAGTTCTATTTCATTGAAATGAATACCCGCGTGCAAGTGGAACATCCGGTTACCGAGATGATCACCGGCATCGACATCGTGCAAGAACAGATCCGCATCGCGGCCGGCGAAAAACTGCGTTTCCGCCAGCGCGACGTCCTGCTGTCGGGCCACGCCATCGAGTGCCGCATCAACGCCGAAGATCCCTTCAAGTTCACGCCATCGCCAGGCAAGATCGTGTCGTGGCATGCGCCGGGCGGTCCTGGCATCCGCGTCGACTCGCACGCCTACGCCGGCTACTACGTGCCGCCGCACTACGACTCGATGATCGGCAAAGTGATCGCTTACGGCGCCACGCGCGAGCAGGCGATCCGCCGCATGCAGATCGCCCTGTCCGAAATGGTGGTCGAAGGCATCAACACGAACATCGCCCTGCACCGCGAACTGATGATCGACGCGCGCTTTATCGAAGGCGGCACCAACATTCACTATCTGGAACAGAAACTGGCCGACATGCCGGACCTGGGCAAGAACCTGAATGGCGGCAGCCCCAGCATCGCCAAGAAGTCCGAAATCAAGGCGGGCGCATGAGCTGGACGGAAATCGTCATCGAGATCGCCCGTGACAACGCCGAGGCCATGTCCGACGCGTTGATGGAAGCGGGCGCCCTGTCGGTCTCGGTGGAAGACGCCGATGAAGGCACGGATGCCGAGCAGCCGCTGTTTGGCGAGCCGGGCATGGAACCGAAGGAAGCGGCGTGGGAACGCAGCCGCGTGGTGGCGCTGACGGACGTCGACGCCGACCAGGCCGCCATCGTGGCCGCTGCGGCCCAGGCGGTCGGCATGGCGGAAGTTCCCGCCTTTGCCATGCGCCCCGTGGAAGAGCAGGACTGGGTGCGCCTGACCCAGTCGCAATTCGCCCCGATTCACATCGGCAAGAATATCTGGGTCGTGCCCAGCTGGCACGAGGCACCGGACCCTGACGGCCTGATCCTGGAACTGGATCCGGGCCTGGCCTTCGGTACGGGCAGCCATCCGACCACGCGTTTGTGCATGGAATGGCTGGAAGCCAATCCGGCCCCTGGCAAGACCGTGCTCGACTACGGTTGCGGTTCCGGCATCCTGGCCATGGTGGCCAAGAAACTCGGTGCGCAAACGGTGGCCGGCGTCGACATCGACCCGCAAGCGATCGAATCGGCGCGCGACAATGCCGAACGCAACCAGTGCGAGATCGAATATTTCTTGCCAGACACGTTTGCCACTTCGGCACACGCCACGGCCAAGTTTGACATCGTCGTCGCCAACATCCTGTCGAGCCCATTGAAGCTGATGGCGCCGATGCTGTCGGGCCGTGTCGCCGATGGCGGCGCGCTGATCCTGTCCGGCGTGCTGGCACGCCAGGCGGAAGAAGTGGCCGCTGCCTACGCACCATTCATCCAGCTGGGTGTGTGGGCCGAGCAAGATGGCTGGGTGGCTCTGCATGGCCGCCTGGGCAGCACGCAAGCACCTGCGCCCCGCGCGGAAGGTGCATAAGCACAGCAATGGCCCTCGCCACCAAATGCCCCCATTGCAACACGATATTTCGGGTCGCTGCTGACCAATTGAAGTTACGTGGGGGCATCGTGCGCTGTGGCACGTGCAGGGAAGTGTTTGACGGCAATGCCGCGCTGATCGATCCAGCCGCGGCATCGCCGTTTTTAACGTCCGGCCCCGGCACTGCCGCTCCCCTGCCAACCAGTTATCCGGCCGACAACAGCCTGCCGTCCGCCACGGACGACGAACCCATTTATTCCCTCGACTTCGACACCTCGTTCGACCCGTTCGGCATCCTGCCGGAAACGGCGCAGCTCAAGGACAACGAAGACGATGGCGAGCACATCGAGCTGGACCTCGACGTGGCACTGCCTGACGAGGCGCTGGCCGACACGCCTGCCGCCGCACCGCTCGACCTGCCTGAATCTGCTGCAACACCGGCAGAGCTGCCCGAACCACCATTGCCCCAGCCGATGGCGCCCTTCAAGCGCCGCCAGATCGATGACGCGCCCGCCTTCGCCACGTATTTGCGCGATAGCCGCCGCGAACCGAACCTGGAAACGGTGGCAGCCCAGGCCGCTCCGGCATTGCCTGCCGCTGAAAAAGTCAGTCTGGACAAGCCCGCGCGCCGGGAACCCACGCTGGCCGACCATTCCTTCACGCCATTGCCCGCCGCCGTCGCGCCGGATGCCGCCGAAGAGCAGGAAGAACCCATCCTGCCGCCGGCCGACGACGAGCCGGCCTTTGTGACCTTGGGCCGGCGCCGCGAACAGAGCGGCAAGGCCATGCGCGTGGCCATGGCCATCGGCTCGGTTGTACTGCTGCTTTTACTATTCCTGCAAGTGATGACCACCTTCCGCAATCCGCTGGCGGCGCAATTTCCGCAGTGGAAGCCGACCCTGGTCGCGCTGTGCAAGCTCAGTGGCTGCCAGGTCGACTTGCCGGCGCAGATCGAGGCGCTGGCCATCGAGCAAGGCGAGTTGCAGACCTTGAAGGAACAGACCTTTTCCTACGTCTCGCTGCTGCGCAACCAGAGCCGCAGCGTGCAAGCCTGGCCCAGCATCGAACTGATACTCAACGACGCCAACGACAAGCCGGTCTTGCGCCGCGTGATCGCGCCGCGCGACTACCTGCCGGCCACGATCGACGTGAGCACGGGGTTTGCGCCGCGCTCGGAACAAACCATCAAACTGTACTTTGCATTAGACCAGCTCACGGCGTCTGGCTACCATATCGCCATCTTTTATCCTTAACAGACACTATCATGACCAAAACATCGCTGATCTGCGGCTCGCTTGCCACCGACACCATCATGCAATTCCCCGGCCGCTTCGGCGAATCCCTGCTGGCCGACCAGTTGCACAAAGTAAACGTGTCCTTCCTCGTGCCAACCATGCGCACGGAGTTCGGCGGCTGCTCGGGCAACATCGCCTACAGCCTGAAAATGCTGGGCGGCGACCCGCGCATCGTCGGCGTCATGGGGCAAGATAGCGCCGCCTATCTGGAACGCCTGCAAAAGCTGGGCATTTCCACCGCCAACATCCTCATCAAGGCCGACAGCTACAACGCGCAGTGCTTCGTCACGGCCGATGCGGACAATAACCAGATCAATGCCTTCCACCCGGGCGCCATGTCGTTTGCGCATGAAAACCCGATCGCCAATGCGGGCCCGGCCAAGGTGGCCATCATTTCGCCGGATGGCGACCAGGGCATGCTCAAGCATGCCGCCGACCTGGCCGGGCTGGGCATCCCCTTCATGTTCGACCCGGGTCAACAGTTGCCACGCTTCAATGGCGAACAGTTGATCGATTTCATCAACAAAGCCACGTATGTATCGGCCAACGATTATGAGATGGAAATGTTGATGGAACGCACGGGATTGACCCTGCCGGACATCGCCAGCCGCCTGGAAGCGCTGATCGTCACGCGTGGCGAAAAAGGGTCGGAAATCTATACGGACGGCAAGCGCATCGACATTCCTGTCGTGACCGCCAAAGA
This genomic interval carries:
- the accB gene encoding acetyl-CoA carboxylase biotin carboxyl carrier protein: MDLRKLKTLIDLVAESDIAELEVTEGESKVRIVKSSAMPQNQMVMMQPQGMQAQYQPAAPAAAPAAAAVVVAAEPTGYVVKSPMVGTFYRSSAPGSAAYVEVGSTVKEGDTLCIIEAMKLLNEIDSDKAGVVTQILVENGQPVEFGQPLFVIG
- a CDS encoding DUF3426 domain-containing protein, which encodes MALATKCPHCNTIFRVAADQLKLRGGIVRCGTCREVFDGNAALIDPAAASPFLTSGPGTAAPLPTSYPADNSLPSATDDEPIYSLDFDTSFDPFGILPETAQLKDNEDDGEHIELDLDVALPDEALADTPAAAPLDLPESAATPAELPEPPLPQPMAPFKRRQIDDAPAFATYLRDSRREPNLETVAAQAAPALPAAEKVSLDKPARREPTLADHSFTPLPAAVAPDAAEEQEEPILPPADDEPAFVTLGRRREQSGKAMRVAMAIGSVVLLLLLFLQVMTTFRNPLAAQFPQWKPTLVALCKLSGCQVDLPAQIEALAIEQGELQTLKEQTFSYVSLLRNQSRSVQAWPSIELILNDANDKPVLRRVIAPRDYLPATIDVSTGFAPRSEQTIKLYFALDQLTASGYHIAIFYP
- the prmA gene encoding 50S ribosomal protein L11 methyltransferase → MSWTEIVIEIARDNAEAMSDALMEAGALSVSVEDADEGTDAEQPLFGEPGMEPKEAAWERSRVVALTDVDADQAAIVAAAAQAVGMAEVPAFAMRPVEEQDWVRLTQSQFAPIHIGKNIWVVPSWHEAPDPDGLILELDPGLAFGTGSHPTTRLCMEWLEANPAPGKTVLDYGCGSGILAMVAKKLGAQTVAGVDIDPQAIESARDNAERNQCEIEYFLPDTFATSAHATAKFDIVVANILSSPLKLMAPMLSGRVADGGALILSGVLARQAEEVAAAYAPFIQLGVWAEQDGWVALHGRLGSTQAPAPRAEGA
- the accC gene encoding acetyl-CoA carboxylase biotin carboxylase subunit, which produces MFEKILIANRGEIALRIQRACREMGIKTVVVHSEADKDAKYVKLADESVCIGPAQSSLSYLNMPAIISAAEVTDAQAIHPGYGFLSENADFAERVEKSGFVFIGPRSESIRLMGDKVSAKQTMIKAGVPCVPGSEGALPDDPKAIVQIARKIGYPVIIKAAGGGGGRGMRVVHTEAALINAVAMTKTEAGTAFGNPEVYMEKYLENPRHVEIQILADEHKNAVWLGERDCSMQRRHQKVIEEAPAPGIPRKLIEKIGDRCAEACRKIGYRGAGTFEFLYENGEFYFIEMNTRVQVEHPVTEMITGIDIVQEQIRIAAGEKLRFRQRDVLLSGHAIECRINAEDPFKFTPSPGKIVSWHAPGGPGIRVDSHAYAGYYVPPHYDSMIGKVIAYGATREQAIRRMQIALSEMVVEGINTNIALHRELMIDARFIEGGTNIHYLEQKLADMPDLGKNLNGGSPSIAKKSEIKAGA
- a CDS encoding TlpA family protein disulfide reductase, whose amino-acid sequence is MTKKNWIACAIVALMFGGMGAYVGLSKEKAKKAEKEAGPLTTAIAPGATGPVNELYALSLPDAAGATQALSQWKGKNLLVNFWAPWCPPCVEEMPELSEVQGHYGAKNLQVIGIGIDSASNIATFASKVKIAYPVYVSGMSGTDLSRHFGNATGGLPFTVLIGADGEVKKTYLGRLKFDQLRADLDKL
- the mpl gene encoding UDP-N-acetylmuramate:L-alanyl-gamma-D-glutamyl-meso-diaminopimelate ligase, with protein sequence MHIHILGICGTFMGGLAVLAKEAGHKVTGCDANVYPPMSTQLESQGIELIQGFDPEQTKLNPDLYVIGNVVSRGNPLVEEILNRSLPYVSGPQWIGEHILRNKWVLAVAGTHGKTTTSAMLAWILEDAGYAPGFLIGGVPMNFGISARLSGKIDGKSADSDFFVIEADEYDTAFFDKRSKFVHYHAKTAVMNNLEYDHADIFPDLHAIETQFHHLVRTVPGIGRLVFNGDEASLQRVLARGCWSEKESFGQDANWQLQEQADGSFDVYFNGRQEGHVAWALTGKHNRSNALAAIAAARHVGVPIAQACASLASFESVKRRMEVRGVVNGITVYDDFAHHPTAIATTVGGLRQKIGSSGRILAVLEPRSNTMKLGAMKDALPGSLKDADLVFGFGSHAALGWSLGDALAPLGKLASAYEDIDTLVTAVAASARPGDQIVVMSNGGFGGVHQKLLEALGR
- the aroQ gene encoding type II 3-dehydroquinate dehydratase, with the protein product MAKNLLLLNGPNLNLLGTREPEVYGASTLADIEQAAMAQAMAAGADLVCFQSNHEGALIDRIHAARAEGIDAIVINPGGLTHTSVALRDALAGVAIPFVEVHISNIYQRETFRHHSFLSAIAQGTICGLGIDGYRFAIDFALKKR
- a CDS encoding carbohydrate kinase family protein; its protein translation is MTKTSLICGSLATDTIMQFPGRFGESLLADQLHKVNVSFLVPTMRTEFGGCSGNIAYSLKMLGGDPRIVGVMGQDSAAYLERLQKLGISTANILIKADSYNAQCFVTADADNNQINAFHPGAMSFAHENPIANAGPAKVAIISPDGDQGMLKHAADLAGLGIPFMFDPGQQLPRFNGEQLIDFINKATYVSANDYEMEMLMERTGLTLPDIASRLEALIVTRGEKGSEIYTDGKRIDIPVVTAKEVLDPTGCGDAYRAGLLFGITNDLGWETSGRLASLLGAIKIATQGAQNHVFTPESIADQFEAAFGYRY